The sequence below is a genomic window from Saccopteryx leptura isolate mSacLep1 chromosome 3, mSacLep1_pri_phased_curated, whole genome shotgun sequence.
CTCCAAATTAGAAAGTTATATCTTAGCATACTAGGCTTTATAATACTTTTCCTAAGCCCAGCTTTGCTTTTTAGGGTACCAAAGCTATGCTGAGGGGTTTGGGGTAGATAACATGCACTAAGAAGATAAATCTATTACCACCCTCACTTACTCTTTCAGTTCTTTTCCCCACATGAACTTAGTGCATTTATTCCTAGTTATATTTATACTTGAACTGACTATGAATGAGAACTTTTTCCTATTAATTTCCTAATTGTTTATTGCTGACAAATGGCTAGGTTTTCATGCTTAATTTATAGTCTTATTCTAATAGTTCCAATTGATTCTCATCATTTTaggtagatatttaaaaaaatgacagtggtTATTTTCCATCTGAACAACTATAATCCTTTTTCCCAATCCTGTATACTAAGACAAAGTAGAGTTTAACACTGATATATTACATTCGATAGTTTTGCATATATAATCATATATCCTGCTCACAAAGAtcgggatatttcaaaataaatacgaagctataaaatatctcctaatttttgtgagtagtatatttaatgaaaaataagaataaatttgatAGACAACCACTggataaaaattaatgttaaaaataaaatcaacataatTGTGCTTAAATTGTTTCCATGATCATTAAACacttagggaaaaataaaaaaatcttcctgTACTCAcatgattaaaaaacaattttcttttctagTCAGAATAAGGAATTAAGATGATCTGACTGAGAAGGACactttgtagttttaaaaatgttttctgaatagCTTGTGACAGATCTGCTCTACCATGTTGTTACTCCACCAAAAAGCATGTAGTTTTTCTCCCTTAGAATACATCATCTCTCTCTACCTTAGAGATAGGGAAACTAAGAGCGAAAATCAGTTTGTCTTCAACGCAAGTAATTATTTACTCAATGGtaattattttagaattgttCTTAGAATATTATTCTAAAAGATTATTCtaaatagaattatatttatCCTAATAGAATAATTATTCTCGAATTATCCAGAGAAAGGGAATGGGTTTTATAAACAAGAAAGTTCTGGCACACATCTCTAAGGACTTCAGGATCACTATTATTCCTTTAGATTAATGGTACAGTGCATTTCTGAAAGAAATAGAGGTTTATAATATAGGGAAGCTACATGAAGCCTAGAGGGTGTAGGGCTTCTGGATATTCAAAACCTCATTGTTTAGGACATAGAAATCAAGATTACAAATCATAATTTGATTTTGGTGATTCAGAAAAGGACTTCTGAAGGCCCTGAAGCCTAGTCCTGGTTTTTTCACGTTGCATAGCAGAATTCAAAACCTTgttaactagcctgaccaggcggtggcacagtggatagagctttggactgggatgtggaggatccaggttcgagaccctgaggtcgccagcttttgcacgggctcatctggtttcagcaaggctcaccagcttggaaccaaggtcgctggcttgagcaaggggtttctcagtctgctgaaggcccatggtcaaggcacatatgagaaagcaatcagtgaacaactaaggtgttgcaacgaaaaactgatgattgatgcttctcatctctctttgttcctgtctgtccctatctatccctctctctgactctatctctgtaaaaaaacaaaacaaaacatcttgtTAACTAGACTATTCATCTTGAATATCCTCAGTACCTAGAATGCTGCCTGTACACAGCAATACCCAGGTACCAATTCTAAATTGGGTTGGGGTTATATGGGATGTAGTAGCTATGTTCTCATGATTTTACTCTTATAGACAGTAATTTTCCATTTTGATACCATCAACTACATACAGAAAGTACCTCCGTCCTCAAGATGGCTGCTGGCAATGGATAATACAGTATAATATAAGGGCACAATGAAGGTACATTTATGTTACACAGAGACAGGAAATTTGTATTGCTGGAACATACCTCTAAAAGCCAATCTAGTAGTATTGACCTCATTTGTGGTTCCAAGTCAGAGTGCAGAACTTCAAAATGTTTGTCATGAATGTATCGGGTCTCTTTCTTTAACATGTTTAGCCAGACATCATTTGAACATGCCCAGCTATGGAAAGGGggtgaaaagaaataatttgtgtGATCTACATAATATATAAGCTATCTGTAAAAACTCAACTTTAAGATACTGAAATCCAATTTTCAATTAGAACTTGGAAGGGAGAAACTCTTAAATTAGGAAAAAGCTGCTACCTTAAGTTTTAGAAACTATTTCTTTAGCATGAAAAGCCTGAAATTATACAGCAAAAACTTGGATTATGATCATCTAAATTTGTAGGTTTCGAGTGTTTTCTAGTCcccatttatttataatttataaggtTCCTGTTTAAGATTACCATGCTTTTTCAAATGCAATACTAAAGAGGTAAATATTTAAAGCATATGATCCCAGTAGAGACAAGTCTCAATCACCTCCAAATAGGTCACCAATAGTAGTCACTTATAGTGGGGGTAAGGTGGGATAGAgtatgggggaagggaaggattgGTAAGTTTAAATGAGTCCATTAATTTCcttattaaagtaaaatataaatgactACACTAGATGTTTTGTATAAGCTGTACATCCTAGTCCTAGTCATTaactagaaaaaagaattatagaCCTTAGTTACTAAGCTTTGTAAGAAATAAATAGGGTCGATATATCTAATGATAATGCTGTACATGTTAAAATGCTTCCAACCTaacaattcaaataatttaaactcCATTGGAAAAATGATTCAGTTCTTTTCTGATAAGGCTTAGAGTActcaggcaaatgaaaataactttacagaatcaatgttttaaatttccctatcaaagactatactttcaggaatCATTTATATAGTTTAATTTCCCTACCATTTGCAAATAGCACTATTCAGATTAAATATGCTCAAATATTAGtaaagaaaatcaatttttatgTCTATCAacatgaagtaaaaaaataaaataaagtagtgcCATATATAAAATCAGTACAATTTTAACTGCTGACATTAAATTACTGAAATTTTTCTTACCTTAAATCAGGCAAAGGTGAAGGgttaataaaaagatttttaaatctgtAATTTGTAAATCTGGAGAAGTCACTTGTTCCTATTTCTTTGTGGGGTGTTTCAATGATAATGCAAGGACTAACCCCTCCAGACAATATAGGTGGCCAACaattctgtcattaaaaaaaaagaatatctattTGTGCAACAGGAAACCAACTTTTTGTCTGAGATCTTTCACAAATGTAAGCTAATATTTCTAAATAGTCTAGTTTTCCCCAAATACCATCGTTAGCTAACATGCTGACAGTGTAGTTAAACAAGttgacatatttttataaataagccACATAACTAATAGCAGTTCATAAAGATTAACAGGATGTTCTAgaccagtagttttcaaccttttacacttgagaaccagtgaaaatagaattatttcggggaccactaaggcagaaatcaccctgagcataagtgaattcgactAAAATCacttgggtctataatcttcatacaacagcaGGGTGGTTAAATCTTTTGCAGACCGCCactgaaaaacactgttctagacaACAAAATTCAATTCTGGAAATACAAGACATTAGATATTGGGGGAGCATTTGTAGTCAGACACTAATAACTTTCATAATTATAAAACTGAAGTTCTTCCTCCATTTGTATTCATCAGTAGTGGCAAGGGCACCCTGTTTTGTGAAActacccctccccgcccccagtccAGTTAATCCTGCTTTGTCTGATACTTTAAATTACTTGCAGGTAAAACCTTAAAAATGGAAGCAAATGGAATCAATTACTTATATACTACTTGAGGATACTTTCCCCAATCAGTTCTGGTTTCAAAAAGAACCACTGTCTCTGAAGTGTTTTCTTTACAACACAGGAATAGGTAGCAAAGGGCTAGGTGCCAGTCTGGTGGTTAGTGACCTCACGTCCTATTTATGCCCCAAGAAGCAGCTATTAGTATCCTCCACTACAGTCGGAGAGGAACAAAGAGCAGTACATTGGGACAGATTAGGCGGGCCCTGGTGCACTAGGCAGCTAGCTCCAAGAGGGAGCGAAATACAAAGAGGAACCAGCTGCTTCAAGGCAAACTTACACTGCAGCTGTAAGTAGGATTCAGGAACATATAAACCACCCTTAAGATAAGTGCCCTCCTGCTGACTCTCTAGGGGCATCAAAAGTAGAAGTGTCAGAAGCATCTTTCTACTGCAAAGCCAACCCTAGTCTCACTCGTCCTGCGTTTGTTTTCTCCACGCTCCCCTTTCCCCCAAACCAACCCAGCCCAATTCTGCATTACCCTAATCTCATACTGATGTTTCCTGGCgaccttttcctcttttctttttttgacatcctaaaaatagaaaaaactactgTTAAACTAAGGTCCCGACAAGCAAGTTCCTCTcccgccttcctctctccccctaacTCACCTGTGCTGTTTTCCTCTTCTTGGGCTGAATTATCTGGGTTTCTTGGGGGGAATCAGTCTGGCTGGACTGGGGCTGCTGCTTAGCTTGTAAACGGCTACTGTtgtaagttaaaaacaaaacaaaaacgtttAATTAGTCATGTGTTTCAAAGGCAGCAGCTAACATTGAAACATATCTCCAAGACAAATAATGTTACCTGCGTCTTGACATTCTCTTCAGATGTACGAAACCTCTAGAGGGGAGAAAGGAAACCGGAGTCAAACACACCGCCCTCTATATTCTCCAAGTGCCGAATCAGACGCTGACTCAGAGGTTACGGCCGGAGCCCCGCAGGAGACGGCCTGAGCCATTCTACCATGCTGGCCGGCACCGTACCAGTTAGCTCATGGTATTAATTTTGGGCACATGTCTGCATTTCCTCAACTTGTTGTACAGCTAGAACGCAAAACTCCAAATAATTACAAAGCACGCCCCAGCACCCGAATGCGCAGGGAGGGAGGTCTCCCCCAGATGGGTCTTCTCCCcatcctccaccctctccccggTGCACCACGAGCGGGGCAGCGACAGCGACCCCACTCCGTCCTGCACGAGCCTCGGAGGGGGCTGTGGCGGCCAAACGCTGTGGAGAAGCCGGTTCCGCGCCAATTTGGAGCCGCAGTGGCGGGGAAGCAGGGGGCGGAGGGAGCTGAGACTTGTGTCACGTCCTTcagtctccttttcctccttcccagccccaccgGGCCCTGCTCGTCGTCTAGACGGGGCGCCGGGACCCCGGCTCCTGATGGGGGTGTCAGCGAAAGAACGCGGGTTCATTGAAAGACGGGGAAACTGCTGGTCGGGGAGCTTTTCTCCCCGTGAAGAGGACCCAGACACCCACCCTCTCCCGCGGGATACCTCCCCAAGTTCGGGTGGGCGAGAGAAGACCGCAGGATGAAGGGCTTTCCGGTGGGTCCGGCACTGAGGGGCACCCCTACCTTCCCCGTCGCGGCCCCGACCCCCTGCCAAGGGTCTTGACAGGACCCAGCCCACCAGCCGCCTAGAATTGAGCTCTTCCACGTTTCCTCCCTCAGGCTCCCGCCCGCGGAATGGAACAGCCTAGGGGCTTCGCCGGGAGAGGGGGGCTTTCTTTCCTCCCGCATCCCGCCTTACACACCGCGCCTCCTCACCGCCAAACCCGCTACCGCTCTGCTCTCAGCTGGCGCCGGCGCCAACCCAATATATAGGCCGGGCCGGGCACGCCCCGCACGCATGCGCCTCGGACTGACACCTCCAGTCAGCGCGCTCCCTTCCCCAGTGCGCCCGCGCGGCCACCCCGCAGGCGCGCGCCCTGCCTCAGTGGCATCGGCTCTCCTCTAGGGGATGAGGGCCCCTCTCAGCCCCTCAGGCGGCTGCCGCCCGCGCTCTACTTCACCTGCCTGCGCGGCCCGCCGGCGGGAGGGAGTCTTTCAAAAGCTCCTCCTCCGCGACCCGGCTCCCTGCCGGTCGGCTCCCGCACCTCCCGCCAATGTGTTCTTCCCTCCCGCTTTCAACTCCCGGATCCTGAGCGTGTCAGGCCGCGGCTCAGCCCCGGAGTACAACCAAGCGGAGGACGCTCAGGCAAACATCGAGTGGCTAGGAAGTGGCCATCTGTGGTGCACCCCGCCGTCCCGCCAAGGCCAAATGGAAACTGGGTCTTCCTTCGAGGCGCGAGACCAAGCGGCCCGCCCCTGCGGGAGGAGCGCCACTTGGGCTGGCGAGCTGGCCAATGGGAGGCGGGGACGGCTGCACAACGTGGAGCGGCTGCAGAATGTAAACACAGCCGGGCGCGCGACGGCCCACGTGTATCTTCG
It includes:
- the LOC136401246 gene encoding uncharacterized protein isoform X1, which codes for MRAPLSPSGGCRPRSTSPACAARRREGVFQKLLLRDPAPCRSAPAPPANVFFPPAFNSRILSVSGRGSAPEYNQAEDAQANIEWLGSGHLWCTPPSRQGQMETGSSFEARDQAARPCGRSATWAGELANGRRGRLHNVERLQNVNTAGRATAHVYLRASRIWPQDPPGAVRGHPGGRHARGCLSCTLLPTEHAPRLDISKEDMPVILREQVIETVLNLLFSDSLWWLPQFRRGSLDTPRRKSGR
- the LOC136401246 gene encoding uncharacterized protein isoform X2, producing the protein MRAPLSPSGGCRPRSTSPACAARRREGVFQKLLLRDPAPCRSAPAPPANVFFPPAFNSRILSVSGRGSAPEYNQAEDAQANIEWLGSGHLWCTPPSRQGQMETGSSFEARDQAARPCGRSATWAGELANGRRGRLHNVERLQNVNTAGRATAHVYLRASRIWPQDPPGAVRGHPGGRHARGCLSCTLLPTEVIETVLNLLFSDSLWWLPQFRRGSLDTPRRKSGR